The following are from one region of the Arthrobacter sp. TMP15 genome:
- a CDS encoding EamA family transporter — protein sequence MLSKNLGLVIVTSLAPILWGTTYLTTTLLLPESRPLLAGVLRALPAGLLLLALARRLPQGSWWWKSWILGMLNIGMFFALLFVAAYRLPGGVAAIVGGIQPLLVALLASRVLHEKLTPRRLVAGATGVFGVALIVLQSQVRLDGLGLAAAVGGTASMAAGTVLAKKWGQPSSRSGQPESALTTTAWQLLAGGISLTLLMLAYEGLPTQPLSVPNMIGYLYLTLMGTALAYFCWFRGLSKLPAGSAAFLGLLSPVVAIVLGWLLVGQSLNLWQILGILVVLVSIVAGISRKGSQHVTSKFRARRQEFSAAQGGRGRRRSDR from the coding sequence GTGCTTAGTAAAAATTTGGGACTTGTCATCGTCACTTCACTGGCTCCGATCCTTTGGGGGACCACCTACCTGACCACCACGCTGCTACTACCCGAGAGCCGACCGTTGCTGGCGGGCGTCTTACGTGCCTTGCCCGCGGGACTGTTGCTCCTTGCGCTGGCTCGCCGGTTGCCACAGGGCTCCTGGTGGTGGAAATCGTGGATTCTGGGAATGCTTAACATTGGTATGTTCTTCGCGCTGTTGTTTGTTGCCGCGTATCGTCTTCCCGGGGGAGTGGCTGCCATTGTTGGTGGCATTCAGCCGTTGCTCGTTGCATTGCTTGCCAGCAGGGTGCTCCACGAGAAGCTCACGCCTAGACGCCTTGTAGCGGGTGCCACAGGAGTTTTTGGCGTGGCATTGATCGTCCTGCAATCTCAGGTGCGCCTGGATGGGCTCGGACTGGCAGCAGCAGTTGGGGGCACAGCGTCCATGGCTGCCGGAACTGTACTTGCCAAGAAGTGGGGCCAACCCAGCTCACGCTCGGGTCAACCGGAATCTGCGCTCACCACCACGGCTTGGCAACTACTTGCCGGGGGAATCTCGTTGACTTTGCTGATGCTCGCCTACGAGGGCTTGCCTACCCAACCGTTAAGCGTGCCAAATATGATTGGCTACCTTTACCTGACACTTATGGGCACGGCGTTGGCCTACTTTTGTTGGTTCCGGGGATTATCTAAACTTCCAGCCGGATCGGCTGCGTTCTTGGGTCTGCTCAGCCCGGTGGTAGCAATTGTGCTGGGCTGGCTGCTAGTTGGTCAAAGTCTGAATCTGTGGCAGATCCTAGGTATCCTCGTGGTGTTGGTGTCCATTGTTGCTGGCATCAGCCGGAAAGGATCACAGCATGTCACTAGCAAGTTTCGCGCTCGCAGACAGGAATTTTCGGCTGCGCAGGGCGGTAGAGGACGACGTCGGTCCGATCGTTGA
- a CDS encoding MarR family transcriptional regulator, giving the protein MPEQLDRILAQWRAEKPHLDVSPMAVIGRLGRASAAVDARLGATFAEHDMDASTFDVLATLLRSGPPYSLAPGALSQDAMISSSAVAQRLNKLETRGLLTRAANPDDGRGTLVTLTAAGHTLIEASLPDHLATEHAIMGSLTKSEQAQLAALLQLLEEGACSTTQRGVSERAPQHNVE; this is encoded by the coding sequence ATGCCAGAGCAACTAGACCGCATCCTCGCCCAATGGCGTGCAGAGAAACCGCATTTGGACGTTTCGCCCATGGCTGTCATTGGCAGGCTTGGCCGCGCCTCGGCTGCCGTAGATGCCCGTCTTGGCGCCACGTTCGCCGAGCATGACATGGACGCTTCAACGTTTGACGTACTTGCCACGCTCCTGCGCAGCGGACCGCCATACAGCCTGGCACCTGGGGCACTTTCACAAGATGCCATGATTTCCTCCAGCGCCGTTGCCCAACGGCTCAATAAGCTGGAAACCCGAGGACTTCTCACCAGAGCCGCCAACCCTGACGATGGGCGCGGCACACTGGTGACGCTGACTGCCGCCGGACACACCCTCATCGAAGCAAGCTTGCCGGATCATCTGGCTACTGAACACGCCATCATGGGCTCACTGACAAAGTCCGAGCAGGCACAGCTTGCTGCGCTGCTGCAGCTCCTGGAAGAAGGAGCGTGCTCCACAACACAACGTGGAGTGAGCGAGCGTGCGCCACAACACAACGTGGAGTGA